CGCAAGCCGAGCTGGGCGCGCACCGACAGCAGATGCACCTGCTTCGCTCCCCGCCTTCCCGCCTCGGCGGCCGCCACCTGGTGGCGGGCGGCGGCCTGGGCCTGGAACATCGCGGCCTTCAGGTTCACCGCCACCACCTCGTCGTAGGCGGCTTCGGTCACCTCCAGCAGCCGCTCCTCTCGCTGCATGCCGACGCAGTTCATCAGCACGTCGATGCCGCCCAGCCGCTCGGCCGCCTCGTCCAGGCAGCGCCGGATGTCGGCCACGTCGTGTGCGTCCATGGCAAGACCGATGGCGACATGGCCGGCCGCGTTCAGCGCATCGGCCAGCGCCTGCGCCTTCTTCACGTCGCGGCCGGACACGGCGACGCTGGCGCCGCGCTGCGCGAGTCCCCAGGCGATCGCCTCGCCGATGCCGCCGTAGCCGCCGCTGATGCAGGCGGTCCTGCCATGCAGGTCGAACAGGCCGGCGAGCTCCTTGTCGAAGTCGATGCGGGGGGTGATGTCGCTCATGACCTTTTTTCGCGCTCAGGCATCGAGCACGCTCTTCTTGCCGAACAGGCCTCGCGAGCGGAAGCCCACCACCGCGATGAACAGCAGGTACATCGACAGCAGAGACCATTCGGACGCATAGGCACCGGTGAGGCCCACCACCATGCCGACCATCAATCCGGCGATCACGGCGCCCCACAGGCTGCCGACGCCGCCCAGCACGATGATCAGGAAGGCCGGCACCACGGCATCGACGCCGACGTGCGGGCGCACGCCCCAGATCGGCGCCATCGTGACGCCGGCGATCGCCGCCAGCCCGACGCCGAGCGCGAACACGAACAGGCGCAGCCGCGAGAGGTTGATGCCGAGGGCACGCACCATCTCGCTGTCATGGGCGCCGGCCTTGATGATGGCGCCGTACGGCGTCTTCTCGATGAACAGCCACAGCAGCACGATCATCAGGATCGAGAAGCCGGCGGCGAAGAAGCGGTAGCGCGAGTAGACGAGGTCACCGATGAGCACCGCGCCGGACAGGGCCTCGGGCAGCGGCAGCTGCTTCTCGTTGGATCCCCACACGATGCGGATCAGCTCTTCCAGCACGAGGGCGGCGCCGAAGGTCAGCAGCAGGCCGTACAGCGGGTCGCGGCCGTAGGTGCGGCGCATGCACAGCTCGAGCCCCATGCCGAAGACGCCGACCAGCAGCGGCGCGACGAACAGCGCGATCGCGTAGCGCGTGCCCAGGGGCAACGCCATGTAGGCGGTCTGCAGCTCGGGAAACCAGCCGAGCTGCGGCGCCATCAGGAACACCGCGACGTACATGCCCAGCGCGAACAGCGAGCCGTGGGCCAGGTTGATGGTCTCCATCACGCCGACGATCAGCATGAAGCCGAGCGCGATCAGCGCGAACAGCAGGCCCAGTGCGATGCCGTTGACCAGGTGGGGCAGCAGCTGGATCAGCCAGTCCATCGGCTTCGCGCGGGCGGGCCCGTCGACCCTATTGTTCGTAGCTCGGCGTCAGGTCCATCGACTCGAGCTTGCAGGCGCCCGGGGCGTCCTTGTCCTCGACCTCCTGCGGCGCGACCTGCGCCAGCACCTTGAAGAGGTCGTCCTTCTCCGCCGGCGTGTCGTTGTAGCTGGCCATGTAGATGGTCTGCTCCATGTGGTGGGTCAGCGGATTCATGTAGGCGTCGTGGTGCTGCATGCGCTCGCGCGCCGGCACCTTGAGCGTCTCGAGCTCGTGGATCACTTTCAGGTTGTTCGTCGTGCCGGCGCGCTCCACCGCGCGCAGCAGCTCGCGCGTGGCCATGTAGCCGTTGTAGTAGACGTTGCCGGGCACGCGGATCGCGACGCCCGGGTACTGCTTCTGGTAGGCCGCAACGAACTCCTTCACGCCGGGCAGGTCGAGCCGGTAGTACCAGGTGGTGCCGAAGACGCCGAAGATCTGCTCCGGCCCGAGGCCGTACACATCGGGCCAGTCCTGCTGGTTGTTGATCCACGCCGGCTTGTGGTTCATCTTGAGCTGCACCACCTGCTGGCGCAGCGCCTTGATGTCGTCCCCGCCGACCGCGGTGGCCACCACGTCGGGCTTGATCTGCTGCACCTTGAGCAGGTAAGCCGCGAAGTCGCGCGTGTTCTGCGGCACCAGCAGCTCGTCGACCACCTTGCCGCCGTTGGCCTCGATCACCGCGCGCGTCGCCTTGGAGGTGTTGTGGCCCCACACGTAGTCGTTGGTCAGCAGCAGCCAGTTCTTGCCGCTGACCTTCATCGCGTTCTTGACGATGGCCTGCGAGAAGTTGGTGCCGTTGCCGTCCCAGACGAACTTGACGCGGTGGCAGTCCTTGCCCGATTCGGTGGGCGAGCTCGAGTTCGAGTTCAGGTAGATGCAGCCGTACTTCTGCGCCACCTGCGAGATCGCGTTGGCCACGCCCGAGTGGACGGCGCCGATCAGGAAGGCCGCCTC
The Piscinibacter sp. XHJ-5 DNA segment above includes these coding regions:
- a CDS encoding SDR family oxidoreductase, which produces MSDITPRIDFDKELAGLFDLHGRTACISGGYGGIGEAIAWGLAQRGASVAVSGRDVKKAQALADALNAAGHVAIGLAMDAHDVADIRRCLDEAAERLGGIDVLMNCVGMQREERLLEVTEAAYDEVVAVNLKAAMFQAQAAARHQVAAAEAGRRGAKQVHLLSVRAQLGLRGRGYSAYCSTKGGLVMLIRQHALELASHGITVNGVAPTVVRTEMARHWLENPATRAQITERIPLGRVADPRDVVGAALFLCSPASDFVTGQVIYVDGGITASQ
- a CDS encoding branched-chain amino acid ABC transporter permease → MDWLIQLLPHLVNGIALGLLFALIALGFMLIVGVMETINLAHGSLFALGMYVAVFLMAPQLGWFPELQTAYMALPLGTRYAIALFVAPLLVGVFGMGLELCMRRTYGRDPLYGLLLTFGAALVLEELIRIVWGSNEKQLPLPEALSGAVLIGDLVYSRYRFFAAGFSILMIVLLWLFIEKTPYGAIIKAGAHDSEMVRALGINLSRLRLFVFALGVGLAAIAGVTMAPIWGVRPHVGVDAVVPAFLIIVLGGVGSLWGAVIAGLMVGMVVGLTGAYASEWSLLSMYLLFIAVVGFRSRGLFGKKSVLDA
- a CDS encoding ABC transporter substrate-binding protein translates to MSSDDRIPSDTRRKLLKASAWSLAAGGLGVAPFFGPWKHNRAWAQTAQKKPLVVGLTMDASGQYAASGGEERLGAMMAIKEFNDKGGVLGRRIEAIHMDTETTPATGSRVAERMITRNEAAFLIGAVHSGVANAISQVAQKYGCIYLNSNSSSPTESGKDCHRVKFVWDGNGTNFSQAIVKNAMKVSGKNWLLLTNDYVWGHNTSKATRAVIEANGGKVVDELLVPQNTRDFAAYLLKVQQIKPDVVATAVGGDDIKALRQQVVQLKMNHKPAWINNQQDWPDVYGLGPEQIFGVFGTTWYYRLDLPGVKEFVAAYQKQYPGVAIRVPGNVYYNGYMATRELLRAVERAGTTNNLKVIHELETLKVPARERMQHHDAYMNPLTHHMEQTIYMASYNDTPAEKDDLFKVLAQVAPQEVEDKDAPGACKLESMDLTPSYEQ